In Papio anubis isolate 15944 chromosome 17, Panubis1.0, whole genome shotgun sequence, the following are encoded in one genomic region:
- the TMEM199 gene encoding transmembrane protein 199 isoform X2: protein MASSLLAGERLVRALGPGGELEPEQLPRKLRAELEAALGKKHTGGDSSSGPQRLVSFRLIRDLHHHLRERDSKLYLHELLEGSEIYLPEVVKPPRNPELVARLEKIKIQLANEEYKRITRNVTCQDSRHGGTLSDLGKQVRSLKALVITIFNFIVTVVAAFVCTYLGSQYIFTEMASTFCVQLQLVRRPAQASCCFCGEPYVL from the exons ATGGCGTCCTCTTTGCTTGCGGGCGAGCGATTGGTGCGTGCTTTGGGCCCCGGCGGGGAGCTGGAGCCAGAGCAGCTACCCCGAAAGCTGCGAGCCGAGCTTGAGGCCGCGCTGGGAAAGAAGCACACGGGCGGTGATAGCTCCAGTGGCCCCCAACGCTTGGTTTCTTTCCGTCTCATCCGGGATCTGCACCATCACCTAAGAGAAAGAG attccaaaCTATACCTCCATGAGCTCCTAGAAGGCAGTGAAATCTATCTCCCAGAGGTTGTGAAGCCTCCACGG AACCCAGAACTAGTTGCCCGGCTGGAGAAGATTAAGATACAGCTGGCCAATGAGGAATATAAGCGGATCACCCGCAACGTCACTTGTCAG GATTCAAGGCATGGTGGGACTCTGAGCGACCTGGGAAAGCAAG TGAGATCATTGAAGGCTCTAGTCATCACCATCTTCAATTTCATTGTCACGGTGGTAGCTGCCTTCGTCTGCACTTACCTTGGAAGCCAATATATCTTCACAGAAATGGCCTCG ACTTTTTGTGTTCAGCTCCAGTTAGTCAGAAGACCAGCCCAGGCCAGCTGCTGTTTCTGTGGGGAGCCCTATGTTCTGTGA
- the VTN gene encoding vitronectin, whose product MAPLRPLLMLALLAWVAVADQESCKGRCTEGFNADKKCQCDELCSYYQSCCTDYTAECKPQVTRGDVFTMPEDEYVIYDDGEEKNNATIHEQPEGSSPSPDLQAQPEGHPEQATVLNPEEESPAPEVGISKPEGTDSRPETLRPGTPELPAEEELCSGKPFDAFTDLKNGSLFAFRGQYCYELDEKAVRPGYPKLIRDVWGIEGPIDAAFTRINCQGKTYLFKGSQYWRFEDGVLDPDYPRNISDGFDGIPDNVDAALALPAHSYSGRERVYFFKGKQYWEYQFQHQPSQEECEGSSRSAVFEHFAVMQRDSWEDIFELLFWGRTSAGMRQPQFISRDWHGVPGQVDAAMAGRIYVSGMAPHPSLAKKQKFRRRNRKGYRSDRGHSRGRNQNSRRPSRAMWRLSLFSSEESNLGADNYDDYRMDWLVPATCEPIQSVFFFSGDKYYRVNLRTRRVDAVDPPYPRSIAQYWLGCPAPGHL is encoded by the exons ATGGCACCCCTGAGACCCCTTCTCATGCTGGCCCTGCTGGCATGGGTTGCTGTGGCTGACCAAG AGTCATGCAAGGGCCGCTGCACTGAGGGCTTCAATGCTGACAAGAAGTGCCAGTGTGATGAGCTCTGCTCTTACTACCAGAGCTGCTGCACAGACTATACGGCTGAGTGCAAGCCCCAAG TGACTCGTGGGGATGTGTTCACCATGCCGGAGGATGAGTATGTGATCTATGACGACGGTGAGGAGAAAAACAATGCCACCATCCATGAACAGCCGGAGGGCTCCTCCCCGAGCCCTGACCTCCAGGCCCAGCCCGAAGGGCATCCTGAGCAGGCAACTGTTCTGAACCCTGAGGAAGAATCCCCTGCACCTGAGGTGGGCATCTCTAAGCCTGAGGGGACGGACTCAAGGCCAGAGACCCTTCGTCCAGGGACCCCTGAGCTCCCAGCAGAGGAGGAGCTATGCAGTGGGAAACCCTTCGACGCCTTCACCGACCTCAAGAACGgttccctctttgccttccgAG GGCAGTACTGCTATGAACTGGATGAAAAGGCAGTGAGGCCTGGGTACCCCAAGCTCATCCGAGATGTCTGGGGCATCGAGGGCCCCATTGATGCCGCCTTCACCCGCATCAACTGTCAGGGGAAGACCTACCTCTTCAAG GGTAGTCAGTACTGGCGCTTTGAGGATGGTGTCCTGGACCCTGATTACCCCCGAAATATCTCTGATGGCTTCGATGGCATCCCAGACAACGTGGACGCAGCCTTGGCCCTCCCTGCCCATAGCTACAGTGGCAGGGAGCGGGTCTACTTCTTCAAGG GGAAACAGTACTGGGAGTACCAGTTCCAGCACCAGCCCAGTCAGGAGGAGTGTGAAGGCAGCTCCCGGTCGGCTGTGTTTGAGCACTTTGCCGTGATGCAGCGGGACAGCTGGGAGGACATCTTCGAGCTTCTTTTCTGGGGCAGAACCTCTG CTGGTATGAGACAGCCCCAGTTCATTAGCCGGGACTGGCATGGTGTGCCAGGGCAAGTGGACGCAGCCATGGCTGGCCGCATCTACGTCTCAGGCATGGCACCCCACCCCTCCTTGGCCAAGAAGCAAAAGTTTAGGCGTCGCAACCGCAAAGGCTACCGTTCAGACCGAGGCCACAGCCGTGGCCGCAACCAGAACTCCCGCCGGCCATCCCGCGCCATGTGGCGGCTGTCCTTGTTCTCCAGTGAGGAGAGTAACTTGGGAGCCGACAACTATGATGACTACAGGATGGACTGGCTTGTGCCTGCCACCTGTGAACCCATCCAGAGTGTCTTCTTCTTCTCTGGAG ACAAGTACTACCGAGTCAACCTTCGCACACGGCGAGTGGACGCTGTGGACCCTCCCTACCCACGCTCCATCGCCCAGTACTGGCTGGGCTGCCCAGCTCCTGGCCATCTGTAG
- the SEBOX gene encoding homeobox protein SEBOX isoform X2, whose product MKYRISDGGSGLGSHQRKRTTFSKGQLLELERAFAAWPYPDISTREHLAQVTRLPEAKIQVWFQNRRAKRIKNRKSRSLSPRPESHQSSCSLPDTFQQPWDPQIPGQPPLSSGTPQCTSVCQYTSCPAPGLSPGQGWEGAKAVAPRGPGGASQVHPFLERATPQTSLGSLSDLIYALATVTNVDHA is encoded by the exons ATGAAGTATAGGATTTCAG ACGGTGGCAGTGGGTTGGGTTCCCACCAGAGAAAGCGGACCACCTTCAGCAAAGGGCAGCTGCTGGAGCTGGAAAGGGCGTTTGCAGCATGGCCCTACCCCGATATCAGCACCCGTGAGCACCTGGCCCAGGTCACTCGCCTTCCTGAGGCCAAGATACAG GTATGGTTCCAGAACCGCCGGGCCAAAAGAATCAAGAACAGGAAGTCAAGAAGTCTAAGCCCCCGGCCTGAGTCCCACCAGAGCTCCTGTTCTCTTCCAGACACCTTCCAGCAGCCCTGGGATCCCCAAATACCAGGCCAACCTCCACTCTCCAGCGGCACACCTCAGTGTACCTCAGTGTGTCAATACACCTCCTGTCCAGCTCCTGGCTTAAgtccagggcagggctgggaaggGGCTAAAGCTGTAGCCCCACGGGGACCAGGTGGGGCTTCACAGGTCCACCCTTTCTTAGAGCGAGCTACTCCCCAGACTTCACTAGGCAGCCTGTCTGACCTCATCTATGCCTTGGCCACTGTCACCAATGTGGACCACGCCTAG
- the SEBOX gene encoding homeobox protein SEBOX isoform X3 translates to MLGPASFVRPWRGRGYTIYPTHTLISPTQPPVFPTETSLLCLSWTLNLSPPGGGASYPEQDKIQMEGSGVGTALAWPSGTLPFASSMGSPVDASSADGGSGLGSHQRKRTTFSKGQLLELERAFAAWPYPDISTREHLAQVTRLPEAKIQVWFQNRRAKRIKNRKSRSLSPRPESHQSSCSLPDTFQQPWDPQIPGQPPLSSGTPQCTSVCQYTSCPAPGLSPGQGWEGAKAVAPRGPGGASQVHPFLERATPQTSLGSLSDLIYALATVTNVDHA, encoded by the exons ATGCTGGGTCCAGCTTCCTTTGTGAGGCCCTGGAGGGGCAGGGGGTACACAATTTACCCCACCCATACCCTCATAAGCCCAACCCAGCCTCCAGTCTTCCCCACCGAGACTTCTCTGCTTTGCTTGAGCTGGACTCTAAACCTCTCCCCTCCTGGAGGCGGGGCCAGCTACCCTGAGcaggataaaatccaaatggAGGGGTCTGGTGTGGGCACAGCCCTGGCATGGCCCTCTGGCACCTTACCCTTTGCCAGCTCCATGGGCAGCCCTGTGGATGCATCCTCAGCAG ACGGTGGCAGTGGGTTGGGTTCCCACCAGAGAAAGCGGACCACCTTCAGCAAAGGGCAGCTGCTGGAGCTGGAAAGGGCGTTTGCAGCATGGCCCTACCCCGATATCAGCACCCGTGAGCACCTGGCCCAGGTCACTCGCCTTCCTGAGGCCAAGATACAG GTATGGTTCCAGAACCGCCGGGCCAAAAGAATCAAGAACAGGAAGTCAAGAAGTCTAAGCCCCCGGCCTGAGTCCCACCAGAGCTCCTGTTCTCTTCCAGACACCTTCCAGCAGCCCTGGGATCCCCAAATACCAGGCCAACCTCCACTCTCCAGCGGCACACCTCAGTGTACCTCAGTGTGTCAATACACCTCCTGTCCAGCTCCTGGCTTAAgtccagggcagggctgggaaggGGCTAAAGCTGTAGCCCCACGGGGACCAGGTGGGGCTTCACAGGTCCACCCTTTCTTAGAGCGAGCTACTCCCCAGACTTCACTAGGCAGCCTGTCTGACCTCATCTATGCCTTGGCCACTGTCACCAATGTGGACCACGCCTAG
- the SEBOX gene encoding homeobox protein SEBOX isoform X1: MKYRISDGGSGLGSHQRKRTTFSKGQLLELERAFAAWPYPDISTREHLAQVTRLPEAKIQQVWFQNRRAKRIKNRKSRSLSPRPESHQSSCSLPDTFQQPWDPQIPGQPPLSSGTPQCTSVCQYTSCPAPGLSPGQGWEGAKAVAPRGPGGASQVHPFLERATPQTSLGSLSDLIYALATVTNVDHA; the protein is encoded by the exons ATGAAGTATAGGATTTCAG ACGGTGGCAGTGGGTTGGGTTCCCACCAGAGAAAGCGGACCACCTTCAGCAAAGGGCAGCTGCTGGAGCTGGAAAGGGCGTTTGCAGCATGGCCCTACCCCGATATCAGCACCCGTGAGCACCTGGCCCAGGTCACTCGCCTTCCTGAGGCCAAGATACAG CAGGTATGGTTCCAGAACCGCCGGGCCAAAAGAATCAAGAACAGGAAGTCAAGAAGTCTAAGCCCCCGGCCTGAGTCCCACCAGAGCTCCTGTTCTCTTCCAGACACCTTCCAGCAGCCCTGGGATCCCCAAATACCAGGCCAACCTCCACTCTCCAGCGGCACACCTCAGTGTACCTCAGTGTGTCAATACACCTCCTGTCCAGCTCCTGGCTTAAgtccagggcagggctgggaaggGGCTAAAGCTGTAGCCCCACGGGGACCAGGTGGGGCTTCACAGGTCCACCCTTTCTTAGAGCGAGCTACTCCCCAGACTTCACTAGGCAGCCTGTCTGACCTCATCTATGCCTTGGCCACTGTCACCAATGTGGACCACGCCTAG
- the TMEM199 gene encoding transmembrane protein 199 isoform X1, whose protein sequence is MASSLLAGERLVRALGPGGELEPEQLPRKLRAELEAALGKKHTGGDSSSGPQRLVSFRLIRDLHHHLRERDSKLYLHELLEGSEIYLPEVVKPPRNPELVARLEKIKIQLANEEYKRITRNVTCQDSRHGGTLSDLGKQVRSLKALVITIFNFIVTVVAAFVCTYLGSQYIFTEMASRVLAALIVASVVGLAELYVMVRAMEGELGEL, encoded by the exons ATGGCGTCCTCTTTGCTTGCGGGCGAGCGATTGGTGCGTGCTTTGGGCCCCGGCGGGGAGCTGGAGCCAGAGCAGCTACCCCGAAAGCTGCGAGCCGAGCTTGAGGCCGCGCTGGGAAAGAAGCACACGGGCGGTGATAGCTCCAGTGGCCCCCAACGCTTGGTTTCTTTCCGTCTCATCCGGGATCTGCACCATCACCTAAGAGAAAGAG attccaaaCTATACCTCCATGAGCTCCTAGAAGGCAGTGAAATCTATCTCCCAGAGGTTGTGAAGCCTCCACGG AACCCAGAACTAGTTGCCCGGCTGGAGAAGATTAAGATACAGCTGGCCAATGAGGAATATAAGCGGATCACCCGCAACGTCACTTGTCAG GATTCAAGGCATGGTGGGACTCTGAGCGACCTGGGAAAGCAAG TGAGATCATTGAAGGCTCTAGTCATCACCATCTTCAATTTCATTGTCACGGTGGTAGCTGCCTTCGTCTGCACTTACCTTGGAAGCCAATATATCTTCACAGAAATGGCCTCG CGGGTGCTAGCTGCATTGATCGTCGCCTCAGTGGTGGGTCTGGCTGAGCTGTATGTCATGGTGCGGGCAATGGAAGGCGAGCTGGGAGAACTGTAA